The genomic DNA CAGTAGTCTTGCTCACCTTGCTATGCGACTGCGTCAGCCTCAGGGTCGGGTAATACGCCCCTTTGGCAACGTCGATTTCAGCGGCCTGTTCGCGTTGCCTTGCATATGCGCGTTTGAGCTCCGGATTAACGCACAGCCCTATGCGCAGGGCGTCGCGCAAGTTGAGCGCTTCGCGCGACGATGGCAGGTCGCACCCCAACGGGCTGCGCGGATCAAAGTCCGCCGGGGTGGCCTGCGCAAAGGCACAGGTAGTGGCAAGTCCAATAGGGAGCAGAAAGCACGCGGCCACCACATGCCGGGTCGTCGTCCCTCTAAGCGAACCCCAGCGCATCATGCAACCTCGACGAGCTGCATGTCGGGGGAGGGCTCGGCGTAAGCGCTGTCGCGCGCGCTGGGCGGGCCGTCCTTGATGACTCGTCCATTTGACAGCACGATCACGCGGTCGGCGGAGGCGATGGTTTGCGGTCGATGCGCGACAATCACGCGGGTGATGTTCAGCGCTTTGATCGCGGCATTGATCCGGGCTTCCCCGGCTACGTCCATATGGCTCGTGGCCTCGTCCAGGATGAGAATCTGCGGCTTCTTGTAGAGGGCGCGAGCGATCAGCACGCGCTGCTTTTGGCCGCCGGACAACACCGTACCCATGTCCCCCACCAAGGTCTGGTAACCCATCGGCATCGCAATGATTTCGGCGTGGATCGACGCCGCGTGGGCACATTGTTCGACCAGCGCCTGGTCGGGGTTAGGATCGAAGAAATTGATGTTGTCGGCGATGGAGCCGGCAAACAGCACGTCATCCTGCATCACGGTGCCAGTGGCGCGACGCGCAGCCATGACACCGCGCTGGTCCAGAGGCACGCCGCCCACGACAATTTCACCCTGCGTCGGCTTCAGTATGCCGAGTAATAGCTGCAGCAGCGTGGTCTTGCCACAACCAGACACGCCGACGATCGCGACGGATTCCCCAGCTTGAATATCAAGAGTAATGCCGTTCAGTACCGTCGGTTCGCCGTGAGCGTAGCGGTATTCCACACCGCGTAGCCGGATGCTCCCATCCTCGATCGAGCGGCGCTCGGATCCTTCATCTTCTGTTGCCTGGTCGGGCGCCGTCATGACGATGTCGGCCAGGCGTTGGCCCTGCAGATAGAGCAGTTTCACCTCGAACCATTTGTCGATCAGGTTACTGGAGCGCGATGTAAAGCTACTTTTGTAGGAGGCGTAAGCGACCAGCATGCCAACCGTGAATTGTCCCTCCATGACCATGTTGGCGCCCAGCCAGATGACGGCGAGATTCTCCGCTCCAAAGATCAGGGCGTTGAATTGCTGGTAGACTAGCTGCATCTTCTGCGTGCGCAAGCCAGAATTGACCTGAGCTATCAAAAGGCTCAGCCACGCACTGCGGCGCTCATCGCGCCGCTGGAACAACTGAATCGCGCGAATGCCGCGCACTGTTTCCAGAAAATGGCTCTGTGTCTTGGCTGCGCGCACGATCTGCTCCTGGGTCGCGAGACGCAGTGGGCGATACCACAGGGCACGGCCCACGCCGTACAGCAGCATTGCCAATACCGTCACCCCGGCAAGTTGCGGACTGTAGAGGAACATCAGCGCGAGGGTGGCAAGGCCCATCAGGCCGTCCAGGGCGATGGCGAAGAACGACGAGGTCAGGGTCTGGTGGATTGAGTCGACCGAACCAAAGCGCGACACCACGTCGCCAACGTGGCGTCGCTCAAAATACTGCGTCGGCAGCGACAGGAGGTGGCCAAAGACGTTCGAGCGCCATTGGATGCTGAGATTTGTGCTCATGTACATCAGCACCCATGCTCGACAGACGGAGATGAATTGCTGGGCCACTAGCAGTAGTCCAAACCCCACGATCAGCGTGGTCAGCAGGTCTGTATCCGCCGACACGATGACGTCGTCGACGGTCCATTGCATGAGACGCGGGCTGAGCAGGCCGAAGATCTCCAGAAGGCCCGCCAGGATCAGGACCTGTGTTAGTGAGCGGCGAATGCCAGTCAAACGACCGATGAGGTCGTTCAGCTTCAATTCCGGTAACGGATCGTTGGTCTCGAAAGCGGGACTCGGCCACAGTTCCAGGGCAACACCCGTAAAGCATTCGTTGACCTCGGACATCCGCAACTTGCGCCGGCCATGGGCCGGATCGCAGATCGTTATGGTGTTGCCGCTAACGCGCTCCAGGACAACGAAATGGTTCAGGCTCCAGTGCAGAATGCACGGGAGCTTCAATTCTTGCAGCTCTTCGACTTCGAGCCTGACGGCCCGTGCCGTCAACTGCAACCGATCCGCCACCTTCATCAAGATGCTCAGGCTGGCTCCCTTCAGTGAGATGGGGAAACGCTGACGTAGCGTCCGAAGGTCGATATGGTGGCCGTGGTAGTTGTTGAGCATGGCTATGCAAGCCAGTCCGCATTCCGAGGCTTCCGACTGCAAGATCGGAACAACTTTTTTCGATGCGTGGAAATGGAGTCGGTCTAACATAAAATTCCAACTGATCAGGGATTAAGTTTGCCGTGCAGCGTCAGGAGCGGTTCGATGACCCATTCATAGAGCTTCCGGGTTTCGCGTTCGATGCTGGCCTCAAGCGTCATGCCGGCGGCAAGCGGCCAAGTCTTGCCATAGGCGGCGATGGCGGAGCTGTCGGGCTTGACGGTCACCAGGTAATACAGCTCGGTCTCACGGGTCGGCGCGAGTCCCGGCATGCCACCCGCCAGAAACTCTAGTTCTGTCGCCGCGGATGCTGTCCTGGAAATCGACGTCACGATTCCCCGCTGCTGGCCATATTTTTGGTAGGGATAAGCCGCATAGCGCAGCAGTACCTTGTCGCCTACCTTGGTGAAGCCAATCGACTTGCTGGGGACGTATAGGTACGCCGTCAGCTCAGCGTTTTCGGGGGCGATTGTGGCAAGCGGACGCAGCGTATCGATCTGCTGGCCAGCCTCCGCATTAATTGAACCGATTACTCCACTAGTGGGGGCGACGACGGTAATGTCGCGTTTCGCCTTGCTTTCGGTCAGACGTTGTTCGGACAAAATCACTTCCCGAGACAGCGTATCGAGCTCGGTTTTCTGGCGTAGCCTTAGCTCCGCCAGCTCATGCCCTTTCGCCGAAATTTCTCGCAGCAGGGTTGCGCGTTGACGCTGCGCCGCCTTCAGCCGCAAGCCGGTGTCGATCCTGTCAGCCTGCTTGGCTTGCAGCTGGTCCTGGCTAATGTAGTCTTTCGCTGCCATGGCGACGTAGCGCGTCGCCACTTCGTCGGCGATGGCGGCACGCTTACGCTCGTCTTCAATCTCGTCAGCATAGCGTTCGGCTTCAGCTTCCAATTGCCGGATCAACAGCACAAGATTCTCGGTCTGACGCTGGTGCAGCAGCCGCGTATGCTCGATCTGCATCTCGATCGATACACGGCGGCTCTCTTCCTGCTCGATCAGGCGCGAGTCCACTTTTTCATTGGTCCCGCTTTTACGCTCGGCCGACAACAGGAACAAGACATCGCCTTCGCGCACGCGCGTGCCTTCGTTCACGGCGCGCTTGATGATGAGCGATGGTGCGGGCGCCCGCACCTTCAGGATACCCCCCGCAGGTGCCAGCTGGCCAGGTACGATTGTCTTCTTGGTATAGCTGCCGAATATGAAGAGGGCCGCAAATGCGATGGCGATCACGCTCGCTAACGCCGCAATGACGGTAAACGACGTTGGGCGGGTCAGGATAATTTCGCCCAACCAATGGTTGCGCTGAGCCTTCAGGACTTCTGGCCTGAATAAATCTGAATGAGAAATCACGGGATAAGCCTGGACGAAAGGAATCTCGGGAAAAGGGGCTTGCGCCCCTCAATGCTTATCAGCCGTCGCCGTCATTGCCTTCTTGCGGTGGCGGTGGCGGGTTCGGGTTGTTCAGGGCCGCATTGCACCCGAACGCCGCAGCGCGGCCAACCCACATCGCCGCCACGCCGTTACCGCCAGTGAATGCCAGCGACATCATGCCGGCACCCAGCCCGATTGCGGCGCAGCCAGCCGCGACGCCGCTATTCCAGTCCAACAGCAGCGTGCTGCCCTGGAAAAGACCAAGCGTGACTGTGCCGTTTGCCATAGGCGTGACGGTCACTGAAAACCCAGCCGGAATCGTTACGGTCGTGGTTTCGCCGCCAGCGACCGCGTTAATTTCCGGTAATGTCAAGAGCCTCATCAGTTCTCCTAGAAAATGTGCCACAGAGTGGCATTGATACAGCCGATTACTGCGTCTTATTACTATCGGCTGAAACTGTTGCTGCCCCTTATGCGGCTTCCCTTACTGGATTCGGGGTGATGCCGGCGAAGCTGACGTCCTTCCTCGTGTTGCGCAGGCCGTGGATGCCCGTCGTGAATTTCTCAAGATTGCCCTGATCCTGCGCGGCAGCGGCAATGGCTTGCAAGAGCTGCTCGACCTTTTCTCCGTCATCCGGGCTGCCCAGCAGCGACGTGCGACAGGCTACAAAATCCGGCAGGATATGCTCGACCAGCCACGAGAGGTAATCGATCGTCTTCGCTGTATGAACACCTGCAGCGATATGATAGGTTTCCTCACCAGGAATTGGAGCGGCCGAGTGCCACCAGCCGCGCGGGATATACAGGATATCGCCGGCTTCCAGGATGCCGTCAAAAACGGGTACGGCGGGACATTCATGCTTGCGATCCTTGCTGCGCTGCGTGGGCAACGGCATTGGGAACGTGGGCTCATAGACTCGCCAATGCTTGCGGCCGATCAGCTGCACTGCGAACACATCATGTGTATCCCAATGCTTCCCGAAGGTGCCGGTGCCGCCAAACGCAGCATAACCATTCGCCACAACCTTTTCGCCGACGAGTTGGCACAGCTCGGCACAAATCGAGCCGATGATCGGGCACTTATCGTCAACGCGGTTCATGACCAGCGTGGCGCCGGCAGTCAGCAATTCGCGTAGGCGCTGTGCATTGATACGCTGGCGAATGTCGTCCAAGTCTTGCACCGTGTCGAGATACGCGCCCGGGGGTAATAAGCCATTTAGATGAACGGAGAGCTTCTGGTCGTCCGGTGCCCATTGGTACAACATGCGCTCGACGTTTGGCCAGTCGTATTCGGTCGCCTCCAGCGCTTGTTTTCGATAAAGAATGCATTTTTCGAAATGGCTTGATAAGAACTGCGAATCGCTGATGCCCAATTTAACCATTTTTTTTCCCGTCTTGATGTAGAGAATTTAATGAAGTCTGAATCTTCAGTCGTTAGCGTCCTGTTCCAAGCCCGAGAATGAGCGGGTAATGAAATATGCCGGCGCATTATCTTTGTGGCGTTTAATATATTTTTTGTAATAGGTGCGAGGATGTTACGTGGCTTCCCCTGCTGAAACTACCTGTCGACTATTACAGCGTATTAACTTCGCATCATCCGGGGTTTCGTGACAATTGGTGAGACTTCCTGCAATTATTTACCTTAGAATCGCAGCCGGTTGCTGCACAGTGAAATCATTCCATGGTGTTGATGAGCAACATTTGTTCTACCGTTAGGCTGAATGTATTCAGTGCGCGATTCCTGCCTAATCGAGACTGCGCCGATTTAACTAATCTGATGGCACGCGCGATTGGCCGCTGCGGATGGCCGCTTATATCCGATTGCGCCAAGAGACAGGATGATTCGGTCGCGTTAAGTCGCGTCATCAGTGACGAAGGTCTGCATCGGACCAGCCGCTGCCAGTATTGGTCGATGGGGGTGCGGCGCCAGGAGGCCGATCAGGAAGGTATCGAAGCCGTCCGGGATAATCCGGGATAATGATGGGGGTGCACGGCGCGAACGCTGCCCACTGCGGTCGCGTCAATTTGCTTGGATCAAGCAGGGTAGATTCGTCCGGACCTGGCCGCGCCGTCCGCTAATCCAGGGGCGGCTCCACGGTCTGCCAATACGATCATCGCGGCGCCAGCACCAGTGTCGTTGCCAGTGTCAGCATCATTGCGCCGGTGAGCGCTTCGATCACGCGCCACACTTGCGGGCGTCCAAGCACGCCGGCAAACCGCGCCGCGCCGAACCCCAGGCCGGTGAACCACAGCAGCGAAGCCGTCATGGCGCCAGCGGCAAACACGGGGCGTTCACTCAGCGGGTAGCGGCCGCCGACGGCGCCCAGCAGCACAACAGTGTCGAGGTAGACATGCGGATTGAGCAACGACAGCGCCAGGACGGTGACCAATGCCGCGCTCGCGTCGCTCGCCGTCGCGCCCGCGTCGGCCGCGAGTGCGGCCGGCCGCCACGCCCGCAGCCAACATTTGACGCCGTACCACAGCAGAAACGCCGCGCCGCCCCACTTGGCTGCGGCCAGCAGGAAGGGCGATGACTCGATCAGCACACCCGCACCGGCCACGCCCAGGCCGATCAGCAACACGTCCACTACGATGCAGGCGACGACCGTCAGGGCCACGTGCTGGCGCTGCACACCCATGCGCAGCACGTGGGCGTTCTGCGCCCCGATTGCCATGATCAGGCTGGCCCCGAGGCCTAGACCGTTGAGATAAACCGTTGTCGTCATTACGCTCTCCCGTGGAAAGCGCCGATTGTCCAGCGCCATGCCTTGAAAGTGAAGCTGGGTTAATATCATTCATCTTGCATTAGCCCAGCTTAATTTCGCAATGACCCTCGACACGCGCCAATGCGACGCATTCCTTGCCGCGGCGGACGCCGGCAGCTTCGAGTTGGCGGCCGCGCAGCTCAACGTGACGCCTTCGGCGATCTCCCAGCGCATCGCAGCCTTGGAGACGGCCCTGGGAGCGCCCCTGCTGATCCGCAGCCGTCCCTGCCGGACGACGGCTGCAGGTCAGCACCTGCTGCAATATCTGCGCCGCAGCCGTTTGCTGGAAGCGGAATTTCTATCCGAAATCGGTACGGACGAGCGCCAGCCCATTCAAGTGGCGATCGCCGTCAATAACGACACCCTTGGAACCTGGCTACTGCCGGCATTGATAGAGATTCTGGCCGAGCAGAATATGACGGTGGAAATACTGCTCGACGACCAGACCTACACTTATTCGCTGCTGGAAAAAGGGCTGGCCCTGGCCGGGATTTCCAGCGAGGCGTTGCCGATGCGCGGTTGCACGGTGCAGCCACTGGGCACCATGCGCTATCGTCTGCTTGCCAGTAAAGCGTTCGCCCAGCATTGGTTTCCCGACGGTTTTACCCGCGAAGCGGCGCGCCGGGCGCCCGTCCTGTTTTTCGATCGCAAGGACAAATTACAGT from Pseudoduganella armeniaca includes the following:
- a CDS encoding peptidase domain-containing ABC transporter translates to MLDRLHFHASKKVVPILQSEASECGLACIAMLNNYHGHHIDLRTLRQRFPISLKGASLSILMKVADRLQLTARAVRLEVEELQELKLPCILHWSLNHFVVLERVSGNTITICDPAHGRRKLRMSEVNECFTGVALELWPSPAFETNDPLPELKLNDLIGRLTGIRRSLTQVLILAGLLEIFGLLSPRLMQWTVDDVIVSADTDLLTTLIVGFGLLLVAQQFISVCRAWVLMYMSTNLSIQWRSNVFGHLLSLPTQYFERRHVGDVVSRFGSVDSIHQTLTSSFFAIALDGLMGLATLALMFLYSPQLAGVTVLAMLLYGVGRALWYRPLRLATQEQIVRAAKTQSHFLETVRGIRAIQLFQRRDERRSAWLSLLIAQVNSGLRTQKMQLVYQQFNALIFGAENLAVIWLGANMVMEGQFTVGMLVAYASYKSSFTSRSSNLIDKWFEVKLLYLQGQRLADIVMTAPDQATEDEGSERRSIEDGSIRLRGVEYRYAHGEPTVLNGITLDIQAGESVAIVGVSGCGKTTLLQLLLGILKPTQGEIVVGGVPLDQRGVMAARRATGTVMQDDVLFAGSIADNINFFDPNPDQALVEQCAHAASIHAEIIAMPMGYQTLVGDMGTVLSGGQKQRVLIARALYKKPQILILDEATSHMDVAGEARINAAIKALNITRVIVAHRPQTIASADRVIVLSNGRVIKDGPPSARDSAYAEPSPDMQLVEVA
- a CDS encoding HlyD family secretion protein is translated as MISHSDLFRPEVLKAQRNHWLGEIILTRPTSFTVIAALASVIAIAFAALFIFGSYTKKTIVPGQLAPAGGILKVRAPAPSLIIKRAVNEGTRVREGDVLFLLSAERKSGTNEKVDSRLIEQEESRRVSIEMQIEHTRLLHQRQTENLVLLIRQLEAEAERYADEIEDERKRAAIADEVATRYVAMAAKDYISQDQLQAKQADRIDTGLRLKAAQRQRATLLREISAKGHELAELRLRQKTELDTLSREVILSEQRLTESKAKRDITVVAPTSGVIGSINAEAGQQIDTLRPLATIAPENAELTAYLYVPSKSIGFTKVGDKVLLRYAAYPYQKYGQQRGIVTSISRTASAATELEFLAGGMPGLAPTRETELYYLVTVKPDSSAIAAYGKTWPLAAGMTLEASIERETRKLYEWVIEPLLTLHGKLNP
- a CDS encoding JmjC domain-containing protein, giving the protein MVKLGISDSQFLSSHFEKCILYRKQALEATEYDWPNVERMLYQWAPDDQKLSVHLNGLLPPGAYLDTVQDLDDIRQRINAQRLRELLTAGATLVMNRVDDKCPIIGSICAELCQLVGEKVVANGYAAFGGTGTFGKHWDTHDVFAVQLIGRKHWRVYEPTFPMPLPTQRSKDRKHECPAVPVFDGILEAGDILYIPRGWWHSAAPIPGEETYHIAAGVHTAKTIDYLSWLVEHILPDFVACRTSLLGSPDDGEKVEQLLQAIAAAAQDQGNLEKFTTGIHGLRNTRKDVSFAGITPNPVREAA
- a CDS encoding LysE/ArgO family amino acid transporter; protein product: MTTTVYLNGLGLGASLIMAIGAQNAHVLRMGVQRQHVALTVVACIVVDVLLIGLGVAGAGVLIESSPFLLAAAKWGGAAFLLWYGVKCWLRAWRPAALAADAGATASDASAALVTVLALSLLNPHVYLDTVVLLGAVGGRYPLSERPVFAAGAMTASLLWFTGLGFGAARFAGVLGRPQVWRVIEALTGAMMLTLATTLVLAPR
- a CDS encoding LysR family transcriptional regulator ArgP: MTLDTRQCDAFLAAADAGSFELAAAQLNVTPSAISQRIAALETALGAPLLIRSRPCRTTAAGQHLLQYLRRSRLLEAEFLSEIGTDERQPIQVAIAVNNDTLGTWLLPALIEILAEQNMTVEILLDDQTYTYSLLEKGLALAGISSEALPMRGCTVQPLGTMRYRLLASKAFAQHWFPDGFTREAARRAPVLFFDRKDKLQSDFLERQLGLLPGAYPVHYVPSSDPFVRAIRLGLGYGMLPSQQYGDGLETGELVDLCPGEYRDVALYWHAWRVQSPKLERLGQRIVDAARGELLQAPD